From a single Streptomyces liliifuscus genomic region:
- a CDS encoding DsbA family protein, whose product MSDSSPARPAAPVLDIWCELQCPDCSGALDDLRALRARYGDRLELRLRHFPLEKHKHAFAAAQAAEEAVEQGQAWPYIEAVLGRVQELDRAGEPFLVEVARELGLDAEEFDTALIDGRHILIVDADQAEGKAIGVTGIPTYVIDGERLDGGKSQEGLRERVEEIVDRLLAEQKA is encoded by the coding sequence ATGAGTGACTCCTCCCCCGCACGCCCCGCCGCCCCCGTCCTGGACATCTGGTGCGAACTGCAGTGCCCCGACTGCAGCGGCGCCCTGGACGACCTGCGCGCGCTGCGCGCCCGCTACGGCGACCGGCTGGAGCTGCGGCTGCGGCACTTCCCGCTGGAGAAGCACAAGCACGCCTTCGCCGCCGCCCAGGCCGCTGAGGAGGCCGTGGAACAGGGGCAGGCCTGGCCGTACATCGAGGCGGTGCTCGGGCGCGTACAGGAGCTGGACCGTGCGGGGGAACCCTTCCTGGTCGAGGTGGCCCGGGAACTCGGCCTGGACGCCGAGGAGTTCGACACCGCCCTCATCGACGGACGGCACATCCTGATCGTCGACGCCGACCAGGCCGAGGGCAAGGCCATCGGCGTGACCGGCATCCCCACGTACGTCATCGACGGCGAGCGGCTCGACGGCGGCAAGAGCCAGGAGGGGCTGCGCGAGCGCGTCGAGGAGATCGTGGACCGGCTGCTGGCCGAGCAGAAGGCCTGA
- a CDS encoding carbohydrate ABC transporter permease, with amino-acid sequence MSTTTTTTAATPPTTPATPRRSPDLGRKRTGSLAWHLGALLVLAVVLYPVIWVLGASFKPSREIIGSLELFPTSPILQNFKGLADGIADISIATFFENSLFYALGSVVGILISCSLTAYAFARIRFAGRNLMFSLMIGTLLLPYHVLLIPQYVMFQKMELINTYVPLLIGKYLATEAFFVFLMVQFMRNLPKELDEAARLDGCGHLRIYWSIVLPLCRPALITSAIFTFINAWNDFMGPLIYLNEPGKYTVSLGMMMFRDQEGVANYGGMIAMSLVALLPVLAFFLAFQRYLIDGMATSGLKG; translated from the coding sequence ATGAGCACCACCACGACCACGACCGCGGCCACCCCGCCCACGACCCCGGCCACCCCGCGCAGGTCGCCGGACCTCGGGCGAAAGCGGACCGGGTCGCTCGCCTGGCACCTCGGCGCCCTGCTGGTCCTCGCGGTCGTCCTCTACCCCGTCATCTGGGTCCTCGGCGCCTCGTTCAAGCCCAGCCGGGAGATCATCGGCAGCCTGGAGCTCTTCCCGACCAGCCCGATCCTCCAGAACTTCAAGGGGCTCGCCGACGGCATCGCGGACATCTCGATCGCCACGTTCTTCGAGAACTCCCTCTTCTACGCGCTCGGCTCCGTCGTCGGCATCCTGATCTCCTGCTCGCTGACGGCGTACGCCTTCGCCCGCATCCGGTTCGCCGGGCGCAATCTGATGTTCTCGCTGATGATCGGCACGCTGCTGCTGCCGTACCACGTGCTGCTCATCCCGCAGTACGTGATGTTCCAGAAGATGGAGCTCATCAACACCTATGTACCGCTGCTGATCGGCAAGTACCTGGCGACCGAGGCGTTCTTCGTCTTCCTCATGGTGCAGTTCATGCGGAACCTGCCGAAGGAACTGGACGAGGCGGCGCGGCTCGACGGCTGCGGGCATCTGCGGATCTACTGGTCGATCGTGCTGCCGCTGTGCCGTCCGGCGCTCATCACCAGCGCGATCTTCACCTTCATCAACGCCTGGAACGACTTCATGGGCCCGCTGATCTACCTCAACGAGCCCGGCAAGTACACCGTCTCGCTGGGCATGATGATGTTCCGCGACCAGGAGGGCGTCGCCAACTACGGCGGCATGATCGCCATGTCGCTGGTGGCGCTGCTGCCCGTGCTGGCCTTCTTCCTCGCCTTCCAGCGGTACCTGATCGACGGTATGGCGACCTCCGGGCTGAAGGGCTGA
- a CDS encoding chorismate-binding protein — protein MHDLPALARFGNIVATGLLDVTGDPAALDSSGFWAVSADFEGRLVCARFADVRREPVPAPVPGEWRGPAIGDWTSSLDRAAYTAGVRRIREHIAAGDVYQANLCRVLSAPVAPDADVDALTALLARGNPAPYAGTIRLPGHDVETATASPELFLRVDGTVVESGPIKGTGRTEADLLEKDHAENVMIVDLVRNDLGRVCATGSVTVPDLCVVEKHPGLVHLVSTVRGELREGAGWPELLAATFPPGSVTGAPKSSALRIIEALETAPRGPYCGGIGWVDADRGTGELAVGIRTFWIDRAEGVLRFGSGAGITWGSDPEREWEETELKAARLLAVASGVYPGVYDASEGTHR, from the coding sequence GTGCACGACCTCCCAGCTCTCGCCCGTTTCGGCAACATCGTCGCGACCGGTCTCCTCGATGTCACCGGCGACCCGGCGGCCCTGGACTCCAGTGGCTTCTGGGCCGTCAGCGCGGACTTCGAGGGGCGGCTCGTCTGCGCCCGTTTCGCGGACGTACGACGGGAACCCGTTCCCGCGCCGGTGCCGGGGGAGTGGCGCGGCCCGGCGATCGGTGACTGGACGTCGTCGCTCGACCGCGCCGCGTACACGGCGGGTGTGCGGCGGATCCGGGAGCACATCGCGGCCGGTGACGTGTACCAGGCGAACCTCTGCCGGGTCCTGTCGGCGCCCGTCGCGCCCGACGCCGACGTGGACGCGCTGACCGCTCTGCTGGCGCGCGGCAACCCGGCACCGTATGCCGGAACGATTCGCCTGCCCGGCCACGACGTGGAGACAGCCACCGCGTCACCCGAGCTCTTCCTCAGGGTCGACGGGACGGTGGTCGAGTCGGGGCCCATCAAGGGCACCGGGCGGACCGAGGCGGACCTGCTGGAGAAGGATCACGCCGAGAACGTGATGATCGTGGATCTGGTGCGCAACGACCTGGGCAGGGTGTGCGCCACGGGCAGCGTGACCGTGCCCGACCTGTGCGTCGTCGAGAAGCACCCGGGGCTGGTCCACCTCGTCTCCACCGTCCGCGGCGAACTGCGCGAGGGCGCGGGCTGGCCGGAACTGCTGGCCGCGACGTTCCCGCCCGGCTCGGTGACCGGCGCGCCGAAGTCCAGCGCCCTGCGGATCATCGAGGCCCTGGAGACGGCGCCGCGGGGCCCGTACTGCGGCGGCATCGGCTGGGTCGACGCGGACCGCGGCACCGGAGAGCTGGCCGTCGGCATCCGCACCTTCTGGATCGACCGGGCGGAGGGCGTGCTGCGCTTCGGCTCCGGCGCGGGCATCACCTGGGGTTCGGACCCCGAGCGCGAGTGGGAGGAGACCGAACTGAAGGCCGCGCGGCTGCTCGCTGTAGCGTCGGGGGTGTACCCAGGGGTGTACGACGCAAGTGAAGGGACCCACAGGTGA
- a CDS encoding CGNR zinc finger domain-containing protein — MLITHDTRCALDAVVDLVNTAPEDDTPDGLATIAALHDFVRNHDISDVGTLSELDLSAVRKIRGRFAGIFAASDPRAAATLINELVAAAGTTPRLTDHDGYDWHVHYFAPGASVADHLAADGGMALAFFVVAGEQERLRRCEAPDCRRAFVDLSRNRSRRYCDSRTCGNRLHVAAYRARRKEAAG, encoded by the coding sequence GTGCTGATCACCCACGACACCCGGTGCGCCCTCGACGCCGTGGTAGACCTGGTGAACACCGCGCCGGAGGACGACACGCCGGACGGGCTCGCGACCATCGCAGCCCTGCACGATTTCGTACGAAACCACGACATCAGCGACGTCGGAACCCTGTCCGAGCTCGACCTCTCGGCGGTGCGCAAGATCCGCGGGCGTTTCGCCGGGATCTTCGCCGCTTCGGATCCCCGGGCCGCCGCCACGCTCATCAACGAGCTGGTCGCCGCCGCGGGCACCACTCCGCGTCTCACGGATCACGACGGCTACGACTGGCACGTGCACTATTTCGCGCCGGGCGCGTCCGTCGCCGACCATCTTGCCGCCGACGGCGGTATGGCCCTCGCGTTCTTCGTGGTGGCCGGCGAACAGGAGCGGCTGCGCCGCTGTGAGGCACCGGACTGCCGACGCGCCTTCGTCGACCTCTCCCGCAACCGCTCCCGCCGCTATTGCGACAGCCGCACCTGCGGAAACCGTCTGCATGTGGCCGCCTACCGGGCGCGTCGCAAGGAGGCGGCGGGCTGA
- a CDS encoding TFIIB-type zinc ribbon-containing protein: MQCPKCHAPMHTYNRNGVQIEQCSGCRGIFLDYGELESLARLEGQYSQPAPPPPGVPQAYPSAPAPAWGAPHGGHGGHGGHGGHYGHNKRHKSFGHMLFSS; this comes from the coding sequence ATGCAGTGTCCGAAGTGTCACGCGCCCATGCACACGTACAACCGCAATGGCGTCCAGATCGAGCAGTGCAGCGGCTGCCGCGGGATATTTCTCGACTACGGCGAGCTGGAGTCGCTGGCCCGTCTGGAGGGCCAGTACTCGCAGCCCGCGCCGCCGCCCCCGGGTGTCCCGCAGGCGTACCCGTCCGCTCCCGCACCCGCCTGGGGCGCCCCGCACGGTGGTCATGGCGGTCACGGCGGCCATGGCGGTCACTACGGCCACAACAAGCGTCACAAGAGCTTCGGCCACATGCTCTTCTCCTCCTGA
- a CDS encoding aminotransferase class IV, producing the protein MKLWLDGRLQDSESARVSVFDHGLTVGDGVFETAKAVAGRPFALTRHLDRLSRSALGLGLPEPDHDEVRRACAAVLEANPMPLGRLRITYTGGHGPLGSDRGEHGPTLVVALGEATRRPDSTAVITVPWTRNERGTLTGLKTTSYAENVVALARAREQGASEALFANTVGQLCEGTGSNVFVVLDGEIHTPPVASGCLAGITRALTVEWTGARESDLPLDVLERADEIFLTSSLRDVQGVHRVDGRQLPGAPGPVTAKAMRIFDERAGDDLDP; encoded by the coding sequence GTGAAGCTCTGGCTCGACGGCCGGCTGCAGGACAGCGAGTCGGCCCGTGTCTCCGTCTTCGACCACGGGCTGACCGTGGGCGACGGCGTCTTCGAGACCGCGAAGGCGGTGGCCGGCCGTCCGTTCGCGCTCACCCGCCACCTCGACCGGCTGTCGCGCTCGGCGCTCGGCCTCGGGCTGCCCGAGCCCGACCACGACGAGGTGCGCCGGGCCTGCGCGGCCGTCCTGGAGGCCAACCCGATGCCGCTCGGCCGGCTGCGGATCACGTACACCGGGGGCCACGGCCCGCTCGGCTCCGACCGCGGGGAGCACGGACCGACCCTGGTCGTCGCCCTCGGCGAGGCCACCCGGCGCCCGGACTCCACCGCCGTGATCACCGTGCCCTGGACCCGCAACGAACGCGGCACACTCACAGGCCTCAAGACGACCTCGTACGCCGAGAACGTCGTCGCCCTCGCCCGCGCGCGCGAACAGGGCGCGTCCGAGGCACTGTTCGCGAACACGGTCGGACAGCTCTGCGAGGGCACGGGCTCCAACGTCTTCGTCGTCCTCGACGGCGAGATCCACACCCCGCCGGTGGCCTCCGGCTGCCTCGCGGGCATCACCCGGGCCCTCACGGTCGAGTGGACGGGCGCCAGGGAGAGCGACCTGCCGCTGGACGTCCTGGAACGGGCCGACGAGATCTTCCTGACCTCGTCGCTGCGCGATGTGCAGGGAGTGCACCGGGTCGACGGCCGTCAACTGCCGGGCGCACCGGGCCCGGTGACCGCCAAGGCGATGCGGATCTTCGACGAGCGGGCGGGCGACGACCTCGACCCCTGA
- a CDS encoding GNAT family N-acetyltransferase, with the protein MTTTLRPTEPLQRDADGALSRHYTVCVNSRPVGGIHLAANSLSGPSVARIHDLGIDEPDRGRGRGTVAALAAEEVARGWGCTRIEASVPATATTALRLATALGYLLRNRHMEKRLGTTPPELPVGSQGRPMTEAEFGPWEERAKEEYVKDWITRGVPEAEARAKSERDHATSLPDGISSAGMDFSVLEHEGTPVGVLWLGTRDGWSFVYEVEADERHRGRGHGRSLMLLAETQTVAAGRPGIRLNVFDGNAPAERLYESLGYETTTYHFYKNLL; encoded by the coding sequence ATGACCACGACCCTGCGGCCGACCGAGCCGCTTCAGCGCGACGCCGACGGGGCGCTGTCACGGCACTACACGGTGTGCGTGAACAGCCGCCCCGTCGGCGGGATACACCTCGCCGCCAACTCCCTCTCCGGGCCTTCCGTCGCCCGCATCCACGACCTCGGCATCGACGAACCGGACCGTGGACGTGGCCGCGGCACCGTGGCCGCGCTCGCCGCGGAGGAGGTGGCGCGCGGCTGGGGCTGTACGCGGATCGAGGCGTCCGTGCCCGCCACGGCCACGACCGCACTGCGGCTGGCCACGGCCCTCGGCTACCTGCTGCGCAACCGCCACATGGAGAAGCGGCTCGGCACCACGCCACCCGAACTGCCCGTCGGCAGCCAGGGACGCCCCATGACGGAGGCCGAGTTCGGGCCCTGGGAGGAGCGGGCGAAGGAGGAGTACGTCAAGGACTGGATCACCCGCGGAGTGCCCGAGGCCGAGGCCCGCGCCAAGTCCGAGCGGGACCACGCCACTTCGCTGCCGGACGGGATCAGCAGCGCGGGCATGGACTTCAGCGTCCTGGAACACGAGGGGACGCCGGTCGGCGTGCTGTGGCTGGGCACGCGCGACGGCTGGTCGTTCGTCTACGAGGTCGAGGCCGACGAGCGCCATCGGGGCCGGGGCCACGGCCGTTCGCTGATGCTCCTGGCGGAGACGCAGACCGTCGCCGCCGGACGCCCCGGCATCCGCCTGAACGTCTTCGACGGGAACGCCCCGGCCGAGCGGCTCTACGAGTCACTCGGCTACGAGACGACCACGTACCACTTCTACAAGAACCTGCTGTAG
- a CDS encoding TIGR02611 family protein: MNTGSDETGEAVAAADGTKSEPALGSRAPEFIKARRALHLSWQVGVFIVGLAVVVAGVIMLPLPGPGWLVIFGGMAIWATEFVWAQLVLRWTKRKVTEATQKALDPKVRRRNIILTTIGLVIIAVLVGIYVWKFGFEMPWKIKE; this comes from the coding sequence ATGAATACGGGGAGTGACGAAACGGGGGAGGCCGTCGCGGCGGCCGATGGAACGAAGAGCGAGCCGGCGCTCGGATCACGTGCGCCGGAATTCATCAAGGCGCGACGGGCGCTGCACCTGAGCTGGCAGGTGGGCGTCTTCATCGTGGGCCTCGCGGTCGTCGTGGCCGGCGTGATCATGCTGCCGCTGCCCGGACCGGGCTGGTTGGTGATCTTCGGGGGCATGGCGATCTGGGCGACTGAGTTCGTCTGGGCGCAGCTGGTGCTCCGCTGGACGAAGCGCAAGGTCACCGAGGCGACACAGAAGGCCCTCGATCCCAAGGTGCGGCGCCGCAACATCATCCTGACGACCATCGGGCTGGTGATCATCGCGGTGCTGGTCGGGATCTACGTCTGGAAGTTCGGCTTCGAGATGCCGTGGAAGATCAAGGAGTAA
- a CDS encoding ABC transporter substrate-binding protein, with amino-acid sequence MGDNGSVERRTVLKAAGASLATLGLATTTACGGDSGGSGDGTVEIRFAWWGAEERAKRINQTIALFEKKYPKIKVKTDFQDYVAFWEKFQTQAAGGNPPDVFQNAVAFLRKYDKRSVLLDLKSQVDAGNLSLKNFRAGVEKVGEVDGKLLGIPVGSNTMSLVIDEKVFEKAGVKPEQGWTWDEYFDALEKIRNKQKVSGDTGYFGIMYLYDLYLRQNGKAFFTEDGLGFEETDLTEWWTDAYNRVKAGIITDPKKIEQLKPKSALASGDGASEFTWDNFTVRYTTEGDSTYGLAPIPTTDGKETGQYLSSLMLSGSARTKHPKEVAQFIDFMVHDPEVGRIMGYDRGILASTEQFDAYKPTDAPNKAIAQYEEDVAAAGVLGTITPHPAGADTVEAAFLRIAADMSQGKTKVSDAVKQFFSEAESALAA; translated from the coding sequence GTGGGAGACAACGGGAGTGTTGAGAGGCGGACGGTCCTCAAGGCGGCCGGAGCGTCGCTGGCCACGCTGGGGCTGGCCACGACGACGGCCTGCGGAGGAGACAGCGGCGGATCGGGCGACGGCACCGTCGAGATCCGCTTCGCCTGGTGGGGCGCCGAGGAGCGGGCCAAGCGCATCAACCAGACCATCGCGCTCTTCGAGAAGAAGTACCCGAAGATCAAGGTGAAGACGGACTTCCAGGATTACGTGGCCTTTTGGGAGAAGTTCCAGACCCAGGCCGCGGGCGGAAATCCGCCGGACGTATTCCAGAACGCTGTCGCATTCCTGCGGAAGTACGACAAGAGAAGTGTTCTCCTCGATCTCAAGTCCCAAGTGGACGCCGGAAATCTGAGCCTCAAGAACTTCCGCGCCGGAGTCGAGAAGGTCGGCGAGGTTGACGGAAAGCTGCTCGGCATACCCGTCGGCTCCAACACCATGTCGTTGGTCATTGACGAGAAGGTCTTCGAAAAGGCGGGCGTCAAGCCCGAGCAGGGCTGGACCTGGGACGAGTACTTCGACGCCCTCGAAAAGATCCGCAACAAGCAGAAGGTGTCCGGCGACACCGGCTACTTCGGGATCATGTACCTCTACGACCTCTATCTGCGCCAGAACGGCAAGGCGTTCTTCACCGAGGACGGACTCGGCTTCGAGGAGACCGACCTGACGGAGTGGTGGACGGACGCCTACAACCGCGTCAAGGCCGGGATCATCACCGACCCGAAGAAGATCGAGCAGCTCAAGCCCAAGTCGGCGCTGGCCTCGGGCGACGGCGCGTCCGAGTTCACGTGGGACAACTTCACGGTGCGCTACACCACGGAGGGCGACAGCACGTACGGGCTCGCGCCGATCCCGACCACCGACGGCAAGGAGACCGGCCAGTACCTCTCCTCGCTCATGCTGAGCGGCTCCGCCCGGACCAAGCACCCGAAGGAGGTCGCCCAGTTCATCGACTTCATGGTCCACGACCCCGAGGTCGGCAGGATCATGGGCTACGACCGCGGCATCCTCGCCAGCACCGAGCAGTTCGACGCGTACAAGCCGACCGACGCCCCCAACAAGGCGATCGCCCAGTACGAGGAGGACGTCGCCGCGGCCGGAGTCCTCGGGACCATCACCCCCCACCCGGCGGGCGCCGACACCGTCGAAGCGGCCTTCCTGCGCATCGCCGCCGACATGTCCCAGGGCAAGACCAAGGTCTCCGACGCGGTGAAGCAGTTCTTCTCCGAGGCCGAGTCCGCGCTCGCCGCCTGA
- a CDS encoding carbohydrate ABC transporter permease produces MGTAVTTLIKDSPPDAPEKRPGAPAAVKRRGRRENLAGYLFMSPWIAGFLLLTAGPMAASLYFAFTDYNLFDSPQWIGFDNFTRMFDDPRWQKSVEVTAKYVVIGTPLKLLLALGVALLLAQSRRGQAFYRAAFYAPSLIGASVSVGFVWRALFSDDAVVDRTQSFFGWDVGGWVGDPDWVLYSLVALTVWQFGAPMVIFLAGLKQVPKELYEAAEVDGAGPFKRFWSITLPMISPVLFFNVLLETIHSFQIFGSAYVVSNTSCGPADSTLVYTCYLYQKGFKEAQMGFASAMAWMLLLAVALVTAVLFWSQKRWVHYEEASR; encoded by the coding sequence ATGGGAACCGCAGTGACGACGCTCATCAAGGACTCTCCGCCGGATGCGCCCGAGAAGCGTCCCGGTGCCCCCGCCGCCGTCAAGCGGCGGGGCCGCCGGGAGAATCTGGCCGGCTACCTCTTCATGTCCCCGTGGATCGCGGGCTTTCTGCTGCTGACCGCGGGGCCCATGGCCGCCTCGCTCTATTTCGCGTTCACCGACTACAACCTCTTCGACTCCCCGCAGTGGATCGGCTTCGACAACTTCACCAGGATGTTCGACGATCCACGGTGGCAGAAGTCGGTGGAGGTGACGGCGAAGTACGTCGTCATCGGAACGCCGCTGAAGCTGCTGCTCGCACTCGGCGTCGCCCTGCTGCTCGCGCAGAGCCGGCGGGGCCAGGCCTTCTACCGGGCGGCCTTCTACGCCCCGTCGCTGATCGGCGCGAGCGTGTCCGTCGGCTTCGTGTGGCGCGCGCTCTTCTCCGACGACGCCGTCGTGGACCGTACGCAGTCGTTCTTCGGGTGGGACGTCGGCGGCTGGGTCGGGGACCCGGACTGGGTGCTCTACAGCCTGGTGGCGCTCACCGTCTGGCAGTTCGGGGCGCCCATGGTGATCTTCCTCGCCGGACTCAAGCAGGTGCCCAAGGAGCTGTACGAGGCGGCCGAGGTGGACGGCGCCGGACCGTTCAAGCGGTTCTGGAGCATCACCCTGCCGATGATCTCCCCGGTGCTGTTCTTCAACGTACTGCTGGAGACCATCCACTCGTTCCAGATCTTCGGCTCGGCGTACGTCGTCTCCAACACCAGCTGCGGACCGGCCGACTCCACGCTCGTCTACACCTGCTACCTGTACCAGAAGGGCTTCAAGGAGGCCCAGATGGGCTTCGCCTCCGCGATGGCCTGGATGCTGCTGCTCGCCGTGGCCCTGGTGACAGCGGTCCTCTTCTGGTCCCAGAAGCGGTGGGTGCACTACGAGGAGGCCTCCCGATGA
- a CDS encoding SsgA family sporulation/cell division regulator, whose amino-acid sequence MNTTVSCELHLRLVVSSESSLPVPAGLRYDTADPYAVHATFHTGAEETVEWVFARDLLAEGLHRPTGTGDVRVWPSRSHGQGVVCIALSSPEGEALLEAPARALESFLKRTDAAVPPGTEHRHFDLDTELSHILAES is encoded by the coding sequence ATGAACACCACGGTCAGCTGCGAGCTGCACCTGCGCCTCGTTGTGTCGAGCGAGTCCTCACTGCCTGTTCCCGCAGGACTGCGGTATGACACGGCCGATCCCTACGCCGTGCACGCCACCTTCCACACCGGAGCCGAAGAGACCGTCGAGTGGGTGTTCGCCCGCGACCTACTGGCCGAGGGCCTGCACCGGCCCACCGGCACCGGCGACGTCCGCGTCTGGCCGTCGCGCAGCCACGGTCAGGGCGTCGTGTGCATCGCCCTGAGCTCTCCGGAGGGAGAGGCCCTGCTCGAGGCCCCGGCGCGGGCCCTGGAGTCGTTCCTGAAGCGAACAGATGCCGCCGTGCCCCCTGGCACGGAACACCGGCACTTCGATCTCGACACGGAGCTCTCGCACATCCTGGCCGAAAGCTAG